Proteins from one Mycobacterium sp. EPa45 genomic window:
- a CDS encoding TetR/AcrR family transcriptional regulator: MDLQVQNLTAKGRATRQRIIEGAAAEIRARGVALTTLEDVMARTRTSKSQLFHYFPGGKEQLLLAVAALESQMVLDDQQPHLGALTSWAAWQRWRDSVVDRYRRQGQNCPIAVLMSEIGRTTPGAGAVTAELIVQWSGAIAAGIRSMQEQGKVADSVNAERAAAALLAGIQGGVGIMLATGDLSYLEAALDEGIGALRAA; encoded by the coding sequence ATGGACCTGCAAGTCCAAAATTTGACGGCAAAGGGCCGGGCCACCCGCCAGCGGATCATCGAGGGAGCTGCCGCCGAGATCCGCGCCCGCGGCGTAGCGCTGACCACACTCGAAGACGTCATGGCGCGCACCCGCACCTCCAAGAGCCAGCTCTTCCACTACTTCCCCGGCGGTAAGGAACAGCTGCTGCTGGCCGTCGCCGCGCTCGAGTCCCAGATGGTGCTCGACGACCAGCAGCCTCACCTCGGTGCACTGACGTCCTGGGCCGCCTGGCAGCGGTGGCGGGATTCGGTGGTCGACCGCTACCGCCGACAGGGCCAGAACTGCCCGATCGCGGTACTGATGTCCGAGATCGGGCGCACCACCCCGGGGGCCGGGGCTGTCACCGCCGAGCTCATCGTCCAGTGGAGCGGTGCGATCGCGGCCGGCATCCGGTCGATGCAGGAGCAGGGCAAGGTGGCCGACTCGGTCAATGCCGAGCGCGCCGCAGCAGCATTGCTGGCCGGAATCCAGGGCGGGGTCGGCATCATGCTCGCGACCGGCGACCTGAGCTATCTGGAAGCCGCCCTCGACGAGGGTATCGGCGCGCTGCGAGCGGCGTGA
- a CDS encoding PTS transporter subunit EIIC yields the protein MNDTTKKSGAQQKSGLRIPGFAQLQRLGKSLMLPIAVLPAAGILLRLGQDDLLGRIKAPVIGPFFQAMSAAGGALFNNLALLFAVGVAIGFARKADGSTALSAVVGYLVMQAVFKTMSPFVLAGQLDKAGEQAQINYSVFGGIVVGLLTAWLFDRYHTIQLPSYLGFFGGRRFVPIVVSLASLVVAFAMSYFYPIFDAGLTGLGHFIGGAGALGAFVYGFANRMLIPLGLHHILNSYVWFIYGSYPSGDGHVVTGELSRFAAGDPSAGLLTSGFYPILMFGLPGAALAMIHVANSKQRKVAFGILSAAALTAFLTGVTEPLEFAFMFVAFPLYIVHAVLTGLSLAIAYLLDIHLGFSFSAGLIDLLLYGTAPAAKNIPLLIVMGLVFFAVYYLLFRFAITRWNMRTPGREPEAEFDAEERANLGEGAASATPVEGGGAVATAPVAVDSKAEQLIAAFGGRENLRSVDACITRLRMEVVDPGKVDHDRLKGMGAAGVIEVGTSVQAVFGTQAEVLKNEINDAL from the coding sequence ATGAACGACACCACGAAAAAGTCCGGGGCACAGCAAAAGTCGGGACTGCGCATACCGGGCTTCGCCCAGCTGCAGCGTCTCGGCAAGAGTCTGATGCTGCCGATCGCCGTGCTCCCGGCGGCCGGCATCCTGCTGCGCCTCGGCCAAGATGACCTGCTGGGCCGGATCAAAGCGCCGGTGATCGGCCCGTTCTTCCAGGCGATGAGCGCCGCCGGTGGGGCATTGTTCAACAATCTGGCGTTGTTGTTCGCCGTCGGCGTCGCGATTGGCTTCGCCCGCAAGGCCGATGGTTCTACCGCGCTCTCAGCCGTCGTCGGCTACCTGGTGATGCAGGCGGTGTTCAAGACGATGTCACCGTTCGTACTGGCCGGTCAGCTCGACAAGGCCGGCGAACAGGCGCAGATCAACTACAGCGTGTTCGGCGGGATCGTGGTCGGCCTGCTCACCGCATGGCTGTTCGACCGGTACCACACCATCCAACTGCCGTCATATCTCGGGTTCTTCGGCGGTCGGCGCTTCGTGCCGATCGTGGTCTCGCTGGCGAGTCTCGTGGTGGCCTTCGCGATGAGTTACTTCTATCCGATTTTCGACGCCGGTCTGACCGGACTGGGCCACTTCATCGGCGGCGCCGGTGCGCTGGGCGCCTTTGTCTACGGCTTCGCCAACCGCATGCTGATTCCGCTGGGCCTGCACCACATCCTGAACTCCTACGTGTGGTTCATCTACGGCAGCTACCCGAGCGGCGATGGTCATGTCGTCACCGGCGAGCTGAGCCGGTTCGCCGCGGGCGATCCCAGCGCCGGGCTGTTGACGTCGGGCTTCTATCCGATCCTGATGTTCGGTCTGCCCGGTGCGGCGCTGGCCATGATCCACGTCGCGAACTCCAAGCAGCGCAAGGTCGCGTTCGGCATCCTGTCGGCCGCCGCGCTGACCGCGTTCCTCACCGGCGTCACCGAACCGCTGGAGTTCGCCTTCATGTTCGTGGCGTTCCCGCTCTACATCGTGCACGCGGTGCTGACTGGACTGTCGCTGGCTATCGCGTACCTACTCGACATCCATCTCGGGTTCTCGTTTTCGGCCGGCCTGATCGATCTGCTGCTGTACGGCACCGCACCCGCCGCCAAGAACATCCCCCTGCTGATCGTCATGGGCCTGGTCTTCTTCGCGGTGTATTACCTGCTGTTCCGGTTCGCGATCACCAGGTGGAACATGCGCACGCCCGGCCGCGAGCCGGAAGCCGAATTTGATGCCGAGGAACGGGCCAACCTCGGCGAGGGTGCCGCGTCAGCAACCCCGGTCGAGGGCGGGGGTGCGGTGGCAACGGCCCCGGTGGCCGTCGACAGCAAGGCCGAACAGCTCATCGCCGCGTTCGGCGGCCGGGAAAACCTGCGCAGCGTCGACGCGTGCATCACGCGGCTGCGCATGGAAGTCGTTGACCCCGGCAAGGTCGATCACGACCGGCTGAAGGGCATGGGCGCCGCGGGTGTGATCGAGGTCGGCACCAGTGTGCAGGCCGTCTTCGGGACCCAGGCCGAGGTGCTGAAGAACGAGATCAACGACGCCCTGTAA
- a CDS encoding DUF732 domain-containing protein — MTGCTFGSESTRGASFALRSLAVLTGTFLAASVWPAPAHADTAGVSSLLNSTGISQLIVQIGQQICPMLVQPGSSLVSNATTASGHGGLASQVTGFVAEQAIRSQCPAVMAELGNGNFGPLMQMLSTANQASGALNTLNGASAPSLTLPAAGVLSP; from the coding sequence ATGACCGGGTGCACATTCGGCAGTGAATCGACCAGGGGCGCTTCCTTCGCGCTGCGATCGCTGGCCGTGCTGACGGGAACGTTTCTCGCCGCCTCCGTGTGGCCGGCGCCCGCCCACGCGGATACGGCCGGCGTCAGTAGCCTGCTGAACTCGACCGGTATCAGTCAGCTGATCGTGCAAATTGGCCAACAGATCTGCCCGATGCTGGTCCAGCCGGGTAGCAGCCTGGTTTCCAATGCCACGACGGCCAGCGGACACGGCGGCCTTGCCTCCCAGGTGACCGGGTTCGTGGCCGAGCAAGCCATCCGATCCCAATGTCCGGCGGTGATGGCCGAACTCGGCAACGGGAACTTCGGGCCGCTGATGCAGATGCTCAGCACCGCCAACCAGGCGTCGGGCGCACTCAATACGCTCAACGGTGCGAGCGCCCCGTCGCTGACGTTGCCGGCCGCCGGTGTGCTCAGTCCGTAG
- a CDS encoding SDR family NAD(P)-dependent oxidoreductase, translated as MSPKDTRLAGRRALVTGSTGGLGVAIATALAADGAFVVVSGRDKTRGDAVVAAIRSAGGNGAFVAADLGAGGAAARRLADEATEAAGGIDILVNNAATLLMPSPTADVGEQELRDVFGVNVFAPFLLTGVLAPRMVAQGGGAIVNIGSITGLRGSSGSAVYSANKAAIHSFTQSWADEYGPGGVRVNAVAPGPIGTERQAEFADHIAPTLSRLPSRRVSTPEEVAAAVVFLAGDDAANIHGTVLSVDGGWAAT; from the coding sequence ATGAGTCCAAAAGATACCCGGTTGGCCGGGCGCAGAGCACTTGTCACCGGTTCCACAGGCGGCCTCGGGGTGGCCATCGCAACGGCCCTGGCCGCTGACGGCGCGTTCGTGGTGGTGAGCGGACGGGACAAGACCCGCGGCGATGCCGTCGTCGCCGCGATCCGTTCGGCAGGCGGGAACGGCGCATTTGTCGCCGCCGATCTGGGTGCCGGAGGTGCTGCTGCCCGCCGTCTTGCCGATGAGGCCACCGAGGCGGCCGGCGGCATCGACATTCTGGTGAACAACGCGGCCACCTTGCTGATGCCCAGCCCGACCGCCGACGTCGGTGAGCAGGAGCTCCGAGATGTGTTCGGCGTCAACGTGTTCGCTCCGTTCCTGCTGACCGGCGTGCTGGCACCGCGCATGGTTGCCCAGGGTGGCGGTGCGATCGTCAACATCGGGTCGATCACCGGCCTGCGTGGATCCAGCGGGTCGGCGGTCTACAGCGCCAACAAAGCCGCCATTCATTCGTTCACCCAGTCCTGGGCCGACGAGTACGGCCCCGGCGGTGTGCGGGTCAACGCTGTGGCACCCGGCCCGATCGGGACCGAGCGGCAGGCGGAGTTCGCCGACCACATCGCGCCGACGTTGAGCCGCCTGCCGTCGCGGCGGGTGAGTACCCCCGAGGAGGTCGCGGCCGCGGTGGTTTTCCTCGCCGGCGACGACGCCGCCAACATCCACGGAACCGTGCTCAGCGTCGACGGTGGTTGGGCGGCAACCTGA